From a single Nostoc sp. MS1 genomic region:
- a CDS encoding J domain-containing protein gives MSLRIDRGLFRYDFIDHHAILCVSVDADVKEIRKRYLKIARHLHPDSSAITTETEKKLASELLSKLVNPAYETLSAERTRSEYIIVLSQIGKRLLQESASIELTTDLGKQLASAPNVDLLYKSAIAKIAETQYSSLKEVITVISQISELNLVYLMRTAGKTFAAPAAKPLVNPTSTPTKDASPPPPEPPKEDSSIEQYLRRAQTLIDKNQFSPAEVELKDALKIAPKSSRCHSLLAFVYLKQNKLKMAKIHFDNALKLDPQDKTALAWKPKIDKALGQQPSSSNANTSANNSNKQPEKSGGGLFGGLFGGKKK, from the coding sequence ATGTCTCTCAGAATAGATCGTGGATTATTTCGATACGATTTCATAGACCATCACGCAATCTTGTGTGTAAGTGTTGACGCGGATGTCAAAGAAATCCGCAAGCGATATCTGAAAATTGCTCGTCACTTACACCCCGATAGCAGTGCTATCACCACCGAGACAGAAAAAAAATTAGCCAGCGAACTATTATCCAAGTTGGTTAACCCAGCTTACGAGACACTATCAGCAGAAAGAACTCGTTCTGAGTACATCATAGTGTTATCGCAAATAGGTAAGCGCTTATTACAAGAATCGGCTTCGATAGAACTGACTACTGATTTAGGCAAACAGCTAGCATCAGCGCCCAATGTTGATCTACTTTATAAAAGTGCGATCGCCAAAATTGCAGAAACTCAGTATAGTTCGCTCAAAGAGGTGATTACTGTCATTTCTCAAATCAGCGAGTTAAATTTGGTTTACTTAATGCGGACGGCTGGGAAAACTTTTGCTGCACCAGCCGCTAAACCTTTGGTTAACCCTACTTCCACCCCAACAAAGGATGCGTCACCACCTCCACCAGAACCTCCTAAAGAAGACTCATCTATTGAACAGTATCTACGCCGCGCTCAAACTTTGATTGACAAAAATCAATTTTCCCCAGCCGAAGTAGAGTTAAAAGACGCGCTGAAAATAGCACCTAAGAGTAGCCGTTGTCATAGTTTGTTGGCCTTTGTTTATCTCAAGCAAAATAAACTGAAAATGGCCAAAATTCATTTTGATAATGCACTCAAGTTAGATCCTCAAGATAAAACAGCGTTAGCGTGGAAACCTAAAATAGATAAGGCTCTAGGTCAACAACCTAGTAGTTCTAATGCCAATACATCTGCCAATAATAGCAATAAACAGCCAGAGAAATCTGGAGGTGGTTTGTTCGGTGGGTTGTTTGGTGGTAAGAAAAAGTAG
- a CDS encoding ATP phosphoribosyltransferase regulatory subunit has product MVYQPAAGARDLLPLDVAQKRWIEDKLQQVFHRWGYHRIITSTLERMDTLMAGEAIQRQMVIQLQNSEDEELGLRPELTASIARAVVTRMANVTYPQRLYYNANVFRRIWENRHNRQQEFYQAGVELLGVGGLLANAEVLLLVGNCLTALGLQDWHLILGEAGITRSLLNAFPVNIRAKVRSAIAHLDRITIDTLPLTDELRERARIMLDLRGNSADVLQKVSSLNLDAEQQEAVNNLKSLVELLESGGQFPVILDLSLIQTIDYYTGIVFEIVSSTDAQARTLGRGGRYDQLLGLYHPQGENIPGIGFVLNIEDLYQVLLSTQQLPHQTPASDWLVVPETPKAHSAALAYAQKLRESAELVRVEIDLGGKDKPAIQQYARDRGIAQIAWIKADGSPIIEKVSP; this is encoded by the coding sequence ATGGTGTATCAACCAGCAGCGGGAGCAAGGGATTTATTACCCTTAGATGTTGCTCAAAAACGCTGGATTGAAGATAAGTTACAACAAGTGTTTCACCGTTGGGGTTATCACAGAATCATCACCTCAACATTGGAACGTATGGATACTTTGATGGCGGGTGAAGCAATTCAACGTCAGATGGTAATTCAACTGCAAAATTCAGAGGATGAAGAATTAGGGCTGCGTCCAGAGTTGACAGCTTCTATTGCTCGTGCTGTTGTTACACGCATGGCAAATGTTACTTATCCGCAGCGCCTGTACTATAATGCCAACGTCTTCCGCCGCATCTGGGAAAATCGCCATAATCGCCAACAAGAGTTTTATCAAGCTGGCGTGGAATTATTGGGTGTTGGTGGACTGTTGGCTAATGCAGAAGTTTTGCTGTTAGTGGGTAATTGCTTGACAGCACTAGGTTTGCAGGATTGGCATTTAATTTTAGGTGAAGCAGGAATCACGCGATCGCTTTTGAATGCTTTCCCTGTAAATATACGTGCCAAAGTTCGCAGTGCGATCGCTCATCTTGATCGCATTACTATAGATACTCTGCCTTTAACTGACGAACTGCGCGAACGTGCCAGAATTATGCTAGATTTGCGCGGAAACAGCGCCGATGTATTGCAGAAAGTCAGTAGCTTAAATTTAGACGCAGAACAACAAGAAGCGGTCAACAATCTCAAATCTTTAGTAGAGTTATTAGAATCTGGGGGTCAATTTCCCGTAATCCTTGACCTGAGCCTGATTCAAACCATAGACTACTACACGGGTATTGTCTTTGAAATTGTTAGCAGTACCGATGCACAAGCCAGAACTTTAGGGCGTGGTGGACGTTACGACCAACTTTTAGGGCTGTATCATCCCCAAGGAGAAAATATTCCAGGGATTGGATTTGTCCTCAACATCGAAGATTTATATCAAGTTCTGTTATCTACTCAGCAATTACCACACCAAACTCCGGCCAGTGATTGGTTAGTTGTCCCAGAAACACCAAAAGCCCATAGTGCAGCCTTAGCCTACGCACAAAAGCTACGTGAATCTGCTGAGTTAGTTAGAGTAGAAATAGACTTAGGCGGTAAAGATAAGCCAGCCATTCAACAATACGCTCGCGATCGCGGTATTGCCCAGATCGCTTGGATTAAAGCCGACGGATCACCAATAATTGAAAAGGTAAGTCCATAG
- a CDS encoding indolepyruvate ferredoxin oxidoreductase subunit alpha — MPHTIVTDVCEGVADCVDACPVACIHDGPGKNAKGTDWYWIDFSTCIDCGICLQVCPVENAIVPEERPDLQKTP, encoded by the coding sequence ATGCCACACACTATTGTTACTGATGTTTGTGAAGGTGTTGCTGACTGCGTAGATGCTTGTCCAGTAGCTTGTATTCATGACGGGCCTGGTAAAAATGCTAAGGGAACTGACTGGTACTGGATTGATTTCTCTACTTGTATTGATTGTGGTATCTGTCTACAAGTATGCCCAGTAGAAAATGCGATCGTTCCAGAAGAAAGACCTGATTTACAAAAAACACCGTAA
- a CDS encoding PEP-CTERM sorting domain-containing protein (PEP-CTERM proteins occur, often in large numbers, in the proteomes of bacteria that also encode an exosortase, a predicted intramembrane cysteine proteinase. The presence of a PEP-CTERM domain at a protein's C-terminus predicts cleavage within the sorting domain, followed by covalent anchoring to some some component of the (usually Gram-negative) cell surface. Many PEP-CTERM proteins exhibit an unusual sequence composition that includes large numbers of potential glycosylation sites. Expression of one such protein has been shown restore the ability of a bacterium to form floc, a type of biofilm.): MKRLSVLPTVQFCVLSLSCGAINLLPLQKATAATLDLTFTRLKLKGQEVINLNLENKAGTAIYIASLPTDYDITAIKISDINLRGGSPGKFSGFDLDAIKISKQLITDLEQIKTLPGGLDVFDFTPAGTIFTPGQKRDPGNSKFSPLFRGDYLFGSKKCGGTICVDNNIATLDNFDAFATTDARARGFISLGDKGELLFNLTKTISSLKQEPLYLYIGEVGANKEEATGRITAFGRKRRVPEPSDLGALSLMGLYLTTRIKKRKKPASLFRCGRLKRLFIK, translated from the coding sequence ATGAAAAGGCTAAGTGTTTTACCTACTGTTCAGTTCTGCGTTTTGAGTCTGTCTTGTGGAGCAATTAACTTGCTACCACTTCAAAAAGCTACAGCCGCAACCCTTGACCTTACCTTTACACGCTTGAAATTGAAAGGACAAGAAGTAATTAATTTGAATTTAGAAAATAAAGCCGGAACCGCTATTTATATAGCCAGTCTACCAACTGATTATGATATTACTGCTATTAAAATCAGTGACATAAATCTACGTGGAGGTTCTCCAGGTAAGTTTAGTGGTTTTGATTTAGATGCAATCAAAATCAGTAAGCAGTTGATTACTGATCTTGAACAGATCAAAACACTTCCAGGAGGATTAGACGTATTTGATTTCACTCCAGCAGGTACTATTTTTACACCAGGACAAAAGCGTGATCCTGGCAATTCAAAGTTCAGTCCTTTATTTCGAGGCGACTATTTATTCGGCTCTAAAAAATGTGGTGGTACTATCTGTGTAGATAACAATATTGCCACATTAGATAATTTCGATGCCTTTGCCACAACTGATGCAAGAGCCAGAGGATTTATAAGCCTTGGTGATAAGGGGGAACTTTTATTTAACCTTACCAAAACAATCTCTAGCCTTAAACAAGAACCACTATATTTATATATTGGCGAAGTAGGAGCTAATAAAGAAGAAGCAACGGGTCGGATAACTGCGTTTGGCAGAAAAAGGAGGGTTCCAGAACCCTCTGACTTAGGTGCTTTATCTCTAATGGGACTCTACTTAACAACACGTATCAAGAAGAGAAAGAAGCCTGCTTCCCTGTTCAGATGCGGGAGGCTGAAGAGGCTATTTATAAAGTAA
- a CDS encoding class I SAM-dependent methyltransferase: MMIYRVWHFLAIVGLIIGCWLVDTAATTASPSSVYEQRAIHSPDGIGKYYMGREIAKFMGHTGAGWLERPSREVEEQPSKLINSLNLKSDDVVADIGAGTGYISLQIAPLLTDGKVFAVDIQPEMLEILEFFTQEKNITNVEPILATPDNPHLLPASVDLALMVDAYHEFEYPQEVMQGIVKALKPGGRVALVEYRGENPFIMIKRLHKMTQKQVKEEMATVGLTWRETKNILPQQHLMIFEKSHL, from the coding sequence GTGATGATTTATAGAGTGTGGCATTTTTTAGCAATTGTTGGCTTAATTATCGGGTGTTGGCTGGTGGATACTGCTGCTACCACAGCGAGTCCTTCATCTGTGTACGAACAACGCGCTATTCATAGTCCCGATGGTATTGGTAAATATTACATGGGGCGGGAAATTGCCAAATTCATGGGACATACAGGTGCAGGTTGGTTAGAAAGACCCAGCCGGGAAGTTGAGGAACAGCCGAGTAAGTTAATTAACAGCCTCAATTTAAAATCAGATGATGTTGTAGCAGATATAGGTGCAGGAACAGGTTACATTAGCTTACAAATTGCACCTTTGCTGACAGATGGAAAAGTATTTGCTGTAGATATTCAGCCGGAAATGTTGGAAATTTTAGAGTTTTTCACACAAGAGAAGAATATCACCAATGTTGAGCCTATTTTGGCAACACCAGATAATCCTCACCTTCTACCAGCAAGTGTAGATTTAGCGTTGATGGTTGATGCTTACCATGAGTTTGAATATCCCCAAGAAGTCATGCAGGGGATTGTCAAAGCACTCAAACCAGGTGGTAGGGTAGCATTAGTGGAGTACAGAGGCGAAAATCCTTTTATTATGATTAAGCGTCTGCACAAGATGACGCAAAAACAAGTCAAGGAAGAAATGGCGACTGTTGGGTTAACGTGGCGAGAAACTAAAAATATATTACCTCAACAGCATTTAATGATATTTGAAAAATCCCATTTATAA
- a CDS encoding metallophosphoesterase family protein has protein sequence MKLISEPSIPVKIQKMKERVRWKHPSLVQRGIDQTSLVIDDGRDDDPEFSFMVIGDSGTKPHYGQHPQRKVAEMMLAHKDECRFVLHTGDVIYVVGSHEYYPTSFIEPYREFLIGGENHEHIAYDRMIFNLPFLPVPGNHDYYDVPKMYRWLTGSTLRLRRMLRYKDFEIGWHGSNQGDAYARAFIDYLAAIAPENLPRYLDLHYTGKTDNGRCLRYLPGIFTRVPNRYYSFRYGGIDFFALDSNTWNEPSPLPTTQAGDIYRRELQKRRQEIDTEEVQILAQCDRLNPDKPDDAEQLDDLSAKLDQINEVKIDIEKQLASHNTLNIDFEQLDWLRQRLIESWNTKEVRGRILFFHHPPYVTEATKWSQAQTLAVRHRLRWVLDQVAETLGSLVKERPIVDVIFNGHAHCLEHLCTVDTGYADSHINCIISGGSGRRPRRQRSEGTELMEIFDDFNSRSLRKVADSILYVGRSEQNFQKRLAYSGVRVDVKDGHSPKFIVRPLVAERVGEEWGQRELKSFVI, from the coding sequence ATGAAACTAATTTCTGAACCATCAATTCCTGTAAAAATTCAGAAGATGAAGGAAAGGGTGCGATGGAAGCATCCGAGTCTTGTGCAGCGAGGAATTGACCAAACTAGTCTGGTAATAGACGATGGCCGGGATGATGACCCAGAATTTTCGTTTATGGTCATTGGTGATAGTGGTACAAAGCCACATTACGGACAGCATCCCCAAAGAAAAGTCGCAGAAATGATGTTGGCACATAAGGATGAGTGCCGTTTTGTACTACACACTGGCGATGTGATTTATGTTGTAGGTTCCCATGAGTATTACCCGACCAGTTTTATCGAACCTTACCGGGAATTTTTGATTGGTGGTGAGAATCATGAGCATATTGCTTACGATCGCATGATTTTTAATCTACCGTTTTTACCAGTCCCAGGCAATCACGACTATTATGATGTGCCTAAGATGTATCGCTGGTTAACTGGTAGCACCTTACGGTTACGGCGGATGCTACGTTACAAGGATTTTGAAATTGGTTGGCATGGTTCTAATCAAGGTGATGCTTATGCTAGAGCTTTTATTGATTATCTCGCTGCGATCGCCCCAGAAAATTTACCGCGTTATTTAGATTTACACTACACTGGTAAAACTGATAATGGTCGTTGTCTGCGTTATTTGCCAGGAATTTTTACCCGTGTACCCAACCGTTATTACAGTTTCCGTTACGGTGGGATTGATTTTTTTGCCCTTGATTCTAATACTTGGAATGAACCCTCGCCTTTACCCACAACCCAAGCTGGAGATATTTACCGTCGGGAGTTGCAAAAGCGTCGCCAAGAAATAGACACCGAAGAAGTACAGATTTTAGCCCAGTGCGATCGCCTAAATCCAGACAAACCCGATGATGCTGAACAACTCGACGACCTCAGCGCCAAGTTAGACCAAATCAATGAAGTAAAAATTGACATTGAAAAACAACTCGCATCCCACAACACGCTAAACATCGACTTTGAACAACTAGACTGGTTACGCCAGCGATTAATTGAATCTTGGAACACCAAGGAAGTTAGAGGAAGAATCCTCTTTTTCCACCATCCCCCCTACGTGACAGAGGCGACTAAGTGGAGTCAGGCGCAAACATTAGCCGTGCGTCACCGCTTGCGTTGGGTACTCGACCAAGTTGCAGAAACTCTTGGTTCTTTAGTTAAAGAACGCCCCATTGTGGATGTAATTTTTAACGGTCATGCCCACTGTTTAGAACATCTTTGCACAGTTGATACAGGCTATGCCGACTCCCACATCAATTGTATTATTTCTGGTGGTAGCGGTCGCCGTCCTCGTCGCCAACGCTCCGAAGGGACGGAATTAATGGAAATTTTTGATGATTTTAATAGCCGTTCTCTGCGGAAAGTTGCAGACTCAATACTATATGTAGGACGTAGTGAACAAAATTTCCAAAAGCGACTAGCTTATTCTGGTGTGCGAGTTGATGTTAAAGATGGTCATTCACCTAAGTTTATTGTCAGACCTTTGGTAGCAGAAAGAGTTGGGGAAGAATGGGGTCAGCGTGAATTAAAAAGTTTTGTAATTTAA
- a CDS encoding ABC transporter ATP-binding protein, whose product MMSKKRRNNLRQSLAVFRYSGRAINLVWTTSRTMTIILATLTLVAGLLPAAIAYIGKLIVDAVVTSSQVNSGGNGVVNIYQPLFYVGLEAIAVALLAGSQRGLTICQSLLRVLLGQRVNVLILEKALTLDLTHFENSEFYDKITNARREASIRPLSLVNRTFGLVQNALSLVTYGVLLVNFSLWAVLVLILAAMPAFISETRFAGEAFRLFSWRAPETRQQHYIENLLGREDFVTEVKLYQLGQMLLGRYHNVFNQLYGEDRDLTVRRGMWGYLLSLVSTAAFYVAYAWIVLETVLGEISLGDMTMYITVFRQGQSTFANALTSIGGMYEDNLYLSNLYEFLEEKVTQPWGNATRGTKPQDGVRFENVSFTYPGSSKTALRNISLHLKPGEKLAIVGENGSGKTTLIKLLTRLYTPDSGRILLDGVDLQEWNVDALRRRIGVIFQNFVRYQFTVGENIGVGDVENLGDTNRWQVAAEKGLAQQFIEKLPASFQTQLGRWFKGGQELSGGQWQKIALARAFMRTQADILVLDEPTSAIDAQAEYEIFNHFRTVTQNQMVFLISHRFSTVRMADKILVVENGEVVEQGTHEELLADGGLYARLFLLQAAGYQ is encoded by the coding sequence ATGATGAGTAAAAAGCGACGAAATAACCTGCGCCAATCACTGGCTGTTTTTCGCTATAGCGGCAGAGCGATAAACTTGGTGTGGACTACTAGCCGCACTATGACTATTATTCTGGCTACTCTAACTCTAGTAGCTGGGCTGTTACCTGCGGCGATCGCCTATATCGGCAAGTTAATTGTGGATGCGGTAGTTACGTCATCACAGGTTAACTCAGGTGGTAATGGTGTTGTCAATATTTACCAACCATTATTTTATGTGGGCTTGGAAGCGATCGCAGTAGCTTTACTAGCAGGTAGTCAAAGAGGGTTGACTATTTGCCAATCTTTATTGCGGGTGTTACTTGGTCAACGAGTCAATGTCCTGATTTTAGAAAAAGCTTTAACCTTGGATTTGACTCATTTTGAAAATTCAGAGTTTTATGACAAAATTACCAACGCCCGACGAGAAGCTTCAATACGTCCTCTTTCTTTAGTTAACCGCACCTTTGGTTTAGTACAGAATGCCCTGTCATTGGTGACTTACGGCGTTTTGCTAGTAAATTTCTCACTATGGGCTGTGTTGGTGTTAATTTTGGCAGCTATGCCTGCATTTATATCCGAAACTAGATTTGCTGGTGAAGCCTTTCGTTTATTTAGTTGGCGTGCGCCAGAAACCCGTCAGCAGCATTATATTGAGAACTTACTTGGTAGAGAAGATTTCGTGACGGAAGTCAAACTCTATCAACTAGGCCAGATGCTGTTGGGCAGATACCACAATGTATTTAATCAACTATATGGCGAAGACAGAGATTTAACTGTACGCCGGGGAATGTGGGGATATCTGCTAAGTTTGGTGAGTACGGCTGCCTTTTATGTTGCCTACGCCTGGATAGTGCTAGAAACGGTTTTGGGTGAGATTTCTTTGGGCGATATGACGATGTATATTACCGTCTTTCGTCAAGGACAGTCTACCTTTGCTAACGCCCTCACTTCCATTGGTGGGATGTATGAAGATAACTTGTATCTTTCTAACCTGTATGAGTTTTTAGAAGAGAAAGTCACTCAACCTTGGGGGAACGCCACTAGAGGTACCAAGCCCCAAGATGGTGTTCGGTTTGAAAATGTCTCTTTTACTTATCCTGGTAGTTCTAAAACCGCGTTACGCAATATATCCCTGCATTTAAAACCTGGGGAAAAACTGGCAATTGTGGGTGAGAATGGTTCTGGCAAAACTACTTTAATAAAACTACTTACCAGACTTTACACACCAGACTCAGGCAGGATTTTATTAGATGGGGTGGACTTGCAAGAATGGAATGTAGACGCATTACGCCGTCGCATTGGGGTAATTTTTCAAAACTTTGTCCGCTACCAGTTTACAGTGGGCGAAAATATTGGTGTGGGTGATGTGGAGAATTTAGGCGATACCAACCGTTGGCAAGTAGCAGCCGAGAAAGGTCTAGCACAACAGTTTATTGAAAAATTACCTGCAAGTTTTCAGACGCAGTTGGGACGTTGGTTTAAGGGAGGGCAGGAATTATCAGGGGGACAATGGCAAAAAATCGCTCTAGCCCGTGCTTTTATGCGGACTCAGGCTGATATTTTGGTCTTAGATGAACCGACATCAGCCATAGATGCTCAAGCTGAGTATGAGATTTTTAACCATTTTCGCACCGTAACTCAAAATCAAATGGTATTCTTGATTTCCCATCGCTTTTCGACTGTGAGGATGGCTGACAAAATTTTAGTGGTTGAAAATGGAGAAGTGGTAGAACAGGGAACTCATGAGGAGTTACTTGCCGATGGTGGACTTTATGCCAGGCTGTTTTTGTTACAGGCTGCGGGTTATCAATAA
- the cas6 gene encoding type I-MYXAN CRISPR-associated protein Cas6/Cmx6 has product MTAILLQSEEYVDLTFKLRGEPIPLDNGYMIYSALSRICPSLHKLESIGIHPIAGIPTRNNLIELTLQSRLKIRINHQQIPLIYPYLAGQAFHIGQNFYQLDIPDYKPLVSSESVYSRLVIIKGFQDSINFIEAVQRQLDNLGITLFCHFPSILNKRMKRKNSGRKAGQWM; this is encoded by the coding sequence ATGACAGCCATATTACTTCAAAGTGAGGAATATGTAGACTTAACGTTTAAGCTAAGAGGCGAACCAATTCCTCTTGATAATGGTTATATGATCTATAGTGCTTTGTCCAGAATTTGTCCTAGCCTTCACAAATTAGAGTCTATTGGGATTCATCCTATTGCTGGAATACCGACCAGGAACAATTTGATTGAACTCACCCTTCAATCCCGTCTAAAAATTCGGATTAATCATCAACAAATTCCTTTAATTTATCCTTATTTAGCGGGTCAAGCTTTCCATATAGGTCAAAATTTTTATCAGCTAGATATTCCCGACTACAAACCATTAGTTTCTTCAGAAAGTGTCTATTCCAGATTAGTGATAATTAAAGGGTTTCAAGACTCTATTAACTTTATTGAAGCTGTTCAAAGGCAACTGGATAATTTAGGAATAACCCTCTTCTGTCACTTTCCGAGTATTCTAAATAAAAGGATGAAAAGAAAAAACTCTGGAAGGAAAGCAGGGCAATGGATGTAG
- a CDS encoding CHAT domain-containing protein, which yields MPKNFDKLIFIPHRFLHLFPLHALPVTSQKYQDSPCLLDLFPAGVSYAPSCQLLQQVQQRQRPDFQSLFAIQNPTEDLDFTDLEVETILSYFPSYQVLTKKQATKNAIYEAATQLQQVNYVHFSCHGYFNFESPLKSALVLADETNSTSSINQINAISDILSQEGEKIINLEESHFLEPIPRIKFC from the coding sequence ATACCAAAGAACTTTGATAAACTCATCTTTATTCCCCATCGGTTCTTGCATTTATTTCCGCTTCATGCACTCCCAGTAACAAGTCAAAAGTATCAAGATTCGCCTTGTCTTCTAGATTTATTTCCTGCTGGTGTGAGTTATGCACCTAGTTGTCAACTTCTGCAACAAGTACAACAGCGTCAACGTCCTGATTTTCAATCTCTGTTTGCGATTCAAAACCCTACAGAAGACCTTGATTTCACAGATTTGGAAGTAGAAACAATATTATCTTACTTCCCTTCATATCAAGTATTAACAAAAAAACAAGCCACCAAAAATGCTATATATGAAGCAGCAACACAACTACAACAAGTAAATTATGTCCACTTCTCCTGTCACGGCTACTTTAACTTTGAATCACCCCTAAAGTCTGCTTTAGTTTTGGCAGATGAGACAAATTCAACATCATCAATTAACCAGATTAATGCCATAAGTGATATTCTTTCACAAGAAGGGGAAAAAATAATTAATTTAGAAGAGTCACATTTCCTTGAACCTATCCCACGAATAAAATTCTGTTAA
- a CDS encoding transposase translates to MGLFPPGKGGGEGVKYGHKGKGILIHTLTDGNGMPLANRTTPANGSETDQVIPLLDSVKVKTNRPGRPRKRVKVLAADKGYDSKDKRAALRKRGIRPQLPRACLEESKKSG, encoded by the coding sequence ATGGGTCTTTTTCCCCCTGGCAAAGGTGGCGGTGAAGGCGTTAAGTACGGTCATAAAGGTAAGGGAATTTTAATACACACCTTAACTGATGGTAATGGTATGCCCTTGGCTAATCGCACAACTCCAGCCAACGGTAGTGAAACAGATCAAGTGATACCACTGTTAGATAGTGTCAAAGTTAAAACGAATAGACCCGGTAGACCTCGTAAACGTGTTAAAGTTCTGGCTGCTGACAAAGGCTATGATTCCAAGGACAAACGGGCTGCATTGCGTAAACGTGGAATCAGACCTCAATTGCCGCGCGCGTGTTTGGAAGAATCGAAAAAATCGGGGTAG
- a CDS encoding transposase, producing the protein MAGKFEGLSDMEWKLFEDIFPKEPENRGRGMPHAPFRHVLNTLLYILITGCRWCDAPTGEIWASKSAAHRWLQRWETDGTLESLQARILGIAEERSLINWNYGAVDGSFSPWQRWR; encoded by the coding sequence ATGGCGGGGAAATTTGAAGGGTTAAGTGATATGGAGTGGAAGTTGTTTGAAGATATATTCCCCAAGGAACCAGAAAACAGAGGAAGGGGAATGCCTCATGCACCATTTCGTCATGTACTGAACACGTTATTGTATATATTGATAACAGGATGCCGTTGGTGTGATGCTCCCACAGGAGAAATCTGGGCATCAAAAAGTGCAGCGCACAGATGGTTGCAACGTTGGGAAACGGACGGAACTTTGGAAAGTTTACAAGCAAGGATACTAGGAATTGCAGAGGAAAGAAGCCTAATCAACTGGAATTACGGTGCTGTTGATGGGTCTTTTTCCCCCTGGCAAAGGTGGCGGTGA
- a CDS encoding CHAT domain-containing protein, whose protein sequence is MKDIFNLNLSQCRLVTLSACETGLTDFTSLSDEYIGLPSGFLVAGSSSVVSTLWSVQDFSTALLMIKFYNNLQNHTSVAYALNQAQLWLRNITKTELEQWIEYKQLPLNPKLRIAISQRLHQLPNNFQVFQLPFYWAGFCAIGQ, encoded by the coding sequence TTGAAGGATATATTTAACCTCAATCTTAGTCAATGTAGGCTAGTCACTCTTTCAGCTTGTGAAACTGGGTTGACAGACTTTACCAGCCTCAGTGATGAGTATATTGGCTTGCCAAGTGGCTTTTTAGTTGCGGGCAGTTCCAGCGTGGTTAGCACCCTCTGGTCAGTACAAGATTTTTCTACGGCACTCTTAATGATTAAGTTTTACAATAATCTGCAAAATCACACATCAGTAGCTTATGCACTTAACCAAGCCCAACTCTGGTTAAGAAATATCACAAAAACTGAATTAGAACAATGGATAGAATATAAGCAGTTACCGCTTAATCCAAAACTGAGAATTGCTATAAGCCAACGTCTTCATCAATTGCCTAATAATTTTCAAGTATTTCAGTTACCATTTTATTGGGCTGGATTTTGTGCTATTGGTCAATGA
- the ndhL gene encoding NAD(P)H-quinone oxidoreductase subunit L yields the protein MIVPLLYLALAGAYLLVVPVALLFYLNARWYVVSSFERTFMYFLVFLFFPGLLVLSPFINLRPRPRKIEV from the coding sequence ATGATTGTACCCCTGCTATATCTGGCTTTAGCCGGAGCCTATTTATTAGTTGTGCCAGTCGCTTTACTGTTTTACTTGAACGCGCGCTGGTATGTGGTTAGCTCATTTGAGCGCACCTTTATGTATTTTCTGGTGTTCCTGTTTTTTCCAGGGCTATTGGTTTTATCGCCATTTATCAACCTGCGCCCCCGTCCACGTAAAATCGAAGTTTAA